The proteins below are encoded in one region of Pseudonocardia sp. DSM 110487:
- a CDS encoding FKBP-type peptidyl-prolyl cis-trans isomerase: protein MALQRPDVDPHDGPAPADLLVEDLAPGVGPEATPGRTVEVHYVGVAHSTGEEFDASWNRGSTFQFPLGAGRVIAGWDRGVAGMKVGGRRRLVIPPHLGYGSRGAGAAIKPGETLIFVVDLVGVH, encoded by the coding sequence GTGGCTTTGCAACGACCCGACGTCGACCCGCACGACGGCCCCGCCCCCGCTGACCTGCTGGTCGAGGACCTCGCCCCCGGCGTCGGCCCCGAGGCGACCCCGGGCCGCACCGTCGAGGTGCACTACGTCGGTGTGGCGCACTCCACCGGCGAGGAGTTCGACGCCTCCTGGAACCGCGGCTCCACGTTCCAGTTCCCGCTGGGCGCCGGGCGCGTCATCGCGGGCTGGGACCGCGGCGTGGCGGGGATGAAGGTCGGTGGCCGCCGCCGGCTCGTGATCCCGCCCCACCTGGGATATGGCAGCCGCGGCGCGGGTGCCGCGATCAAGCCGGGAGAGACCCTGATCTTCGTCGTCGACCTCGTGGGCGTGCACTGA